Proteins encoded together in one Acanthochromis polyacanthus isolate Apoly-LR-REF ecotype Palm Island chromosome 12, KAUST_Apoly_ChrSc, whole genome shotgun sequence window:
- the LOC127536400 gene encoding zinc finger protein 12-like: protein MVDHEDPEPPRIKDQQEELCTSQDQSNPEISQIKMEQEELCTSLDQLNPGLPQIKVEQDELCSSQEEELIGLKQETDTFEVTPADEESDHSEPKPNSDQLLFHISCVAESPDQEGSKDVDSGSTRCIEQKPRHQSNNSHSNDVDNAPTSARQCDNDKARKSATCKVCGKAFCCKSDLIKHHRTHTGEKPYSCGTCEKSFRQRTSLTEHMKCHTGEKPYVCHICGKRFSSSSAHNRHMAVHKMGKPYSCGTCGKSFSRQDHLTVHMRCHTGEKPYSCGTCGKSFKHNYQLKAHMRIHTAEKS, encoded by the coding sequence atggtggaccatgaggacccagagcctccACGGATTAAAGAccagcaggaggaactctgcaccagtcaggaccaatcaaacccagagatttctcaaattaaaatggaacaggaagaattgtgcaccagtctggaccaattaaacccagggttaccacaaattaaagtggaacaggatgaactctgctccagtcaggaggaagagttaattggattgaaacaggagactgatacctttgaggtgactcctgctgatgaggaaagtgaccacagtgaaccaaaaccaaacagtgatcagctcctgtttcacatctcttgtgtagctgagagcccagatcaggaaggaagcaaggatgtagactcaggatcaactagatgtatcgagcagaaaccaagacatcagagtaacaacagtcacagtaatgatgtagacaatgctccaacatcagcgagacagtgtgataatgacaaggcaagaaaatctGCAACTTGCAAagtctgtggaaaagctttttgttgtaaatcagatttaatcaaacatcacagaacccacacaggtgagaagccatattcttgtggaacctgtgaaaaaagctttcGTCAACGGACCTCTTTGACTGaacacatgaaatgtcacacaggtgagaaaccatatgtttgtcacatttgtggaaaaagattttctagttcatcagcacataataggcacatggcagttcacaaaatgggaaaaccATATTCCTGTGGAACCTGTGGTAAAAGCTTTAGTCGACAGGATCAtttgactgtccacatgagatgtcacacaggtgagaagccatattcttgtggaacctgtggaaaaagctttaaacaTAATTATCAATTAAAagcccacatgagaatccacacagctgagaagtcctga